From uncultured Methanobrevibacter sp., a single genomic window includes:
- a CDS encoding ATP-grasp domain-containing protein, whose product MDNLLLMGIDTRPMVNSALKLDYKIFSISYFKTVDFKVPYREKHVLDQESVISCGRFEENYSPKKILELSKDFLFQNYDENEIDKIVLTTGINAKNFSGEFKKFRKIVRGNKNTECVDNKFKFYNKLKNKFDVPLTFQPSDVGELNEILQQYTNNQFILKPLQGSGGLGIFLLNNESCNELKQVNEIYENISLENYILQEYIEGTNVSSSVLSSQNDRKNLINSRLITEHDLGNESYEYSGNILPLDENSFRMFNDNQTEINADELNDEMKDTSEDLIKQFNLIGSNGVDYILDKDGKLKIIEINPRFQGTYELVENSLDINLLDAHIKACEGEIIDIPNPSQYSIKKIIYARKQVNIGNLNIPNVYDIPYEGVKIEKDQPLVTIISSNENLKTAIDDAKIAEDEVYKNID is encoded by the coding sequence ATGGATAATTTACTTCTTATGGGAATTGACACAAGACCAATGGTTAATTCAGCACTGAAATTGGATTACAAAATATTTTCCATAAGCTATTTTAAAACTGTTGACTTTAAAGTACCTTATAGAGAGAAGCATGTTTTAGATCAAGAAAGTGTCATTTCCTGTGGAAGGTTTGAAGAGAATTATTCACCTAAGAAAATTCTTGAATTATCAAAAGATTTTCTTTTTCAAAATTATGATGAAAATGAAATTGATAAGATTGTACTCACCACTGGAATAAATGCAAAAAATTTTTCTGGAGAATTTAAAAAATTTAGAAAAATTGTTCGTGGCAATAAGAACACTGAATGTGTTGATAATAAATTCAAATTTTACAATAAGCTGAAAAACAAATTTGATGTCCCACTTACATTTCAACCATCTGATGTAGGGGAACTCAATGAAATTTTGCAACAATACACTAACAATCAATTTATTTTAAAACCCCTTCAAGGAAGTGGAGGGTTAGGAATTTTCTTGCTAAATAATGAAAGTTGTAATGAATTAAAACAAGTGAATGAAATTTATGAAAATATTTCACTTGAAAACTATATACTTCAGGAATATATTGAAGGAACTAATGTATCATCCTCAGTATTGTCAAGTCAAAATGATAGAAAAAATTTGATCAATTCAAGATTGATAACTGAACATGACTTGGGAAATGAATCATATGAATATTCTGGAAACATTTTGCCATTGGATGAAAATAGCTTTAGAATGTTTAATGATAATCAAACAGAAATTAATGCTGATGAACTTAATGATGAGATGAAAGATACATCTGAAGATTTGATCAAGCAGTTCAACCTTATTGGATCAAATGGTGTTGACTATATTTTAGATAAGGATGGGAAGTTGAAAATCATTGAAATCAACCCAAGGTTCCAGGGAACTTATGAACTGGTTGAAAATTCACTTGACATAAATCTCTTGGATGCACACATAAAGGCATGTGAAGGAGAAATCATAGACATTCCAAATCCAAGCCAATATTCAATCAAGAAAATCATTTATGCAAGAAAACAAGTCAATATAGGAAATCTGAATATTCCAAATGTATATGACATTCCTTATGAAGGAGTTAAAATAGAAAAAGACCAGCCTTTAGTAACCATCATCAGCTCAAATGAAAACTTGAAAACTGCAATTGATGATGCAAAAATAGCGGAAGATGAAGTTTATAAAAATATTGACTAA
- the xerA gene encoding site-specific tyrosine recombinase/integron integrase has product MNLFTEQLNLSNEPIQKSPIKLPVIDENGDKKHLMEVFDFESMLEDYLIELEIRNYSENTVKTYSSIIHNLINYMKNEENLYDGKRFLASFRKYIRDLKRDKYLTQNYIYLTTVVSKKFLEFNDIYFLEDIKNPKRTKSLPKSLNEKEVKDLIEAVSIDENDTPFKQKSKRRDKVILTLLYSTGLRISELVKLLKRDIDFDERTIRVRGKGDKDRIVLFDEHTKELLLDYLEVDKQDSEYIFVNKNGNSLTPRYVQMMIKKYADEAGIKKKVTPHVLRHSFATHLLKNGVDIRVIQQLLGHSSLSTTQIYTSVDMDTIKTVYDQAREQENNI; this is encoded by the coding sequence ATGAATCTTTTTACAGAGCAATTGAACTTATCAAATGAACCTATCCAAAAGTCTCCAATTAAACTGCCGGTTATCGATGAAAATGGAGATAAAAAGCATTTGATGGAAGTGTTTGATTTTGAAAGCATGCTCGAAGATTATCTAATTGAACTAGAGATTAGAAACTATTCAGAAAATACTGTAAAAACATACAGTTCCATCATTCATAACCTAATCAATTATATGAAAAATGAGGAAAACCTATATGATGGAAAAAGATTTTTAGCTAGTTTCAGAAAGTATATCCGTGACTTGAAAAGGGACAAGTACCTTACCCAAAATTACATTTACCTAACTACAGTCGTTTCAAAGAAATTCCTTGAATTCAATGACATCTATTTTTTAGAGGACATTAAAAATCCAAAGAGAACAAAGTCATTGCCTAAATCCTTAAATGAAAAGGAAGTGAAGGATTTGATAGAGGCTGTATCTATTGATGAAAATGACACTCCTTTTAAACAAAAGTCTAAAAGAAGGGATAAGGTCATACTAACACTGCTTTACTCTACAGGGCTTCGTATTTCAGAACTTGTAAAACTATTGAAAAGAGATATTGATTTTGATGAAAGGACCATTAGGGTTAGAGGTAAAGGGGATAAGGATAGGATTGTTCTTTTTGATGAACATACAAAAGAGCTTTTATTGGACTATCTTGAAGTGGATAAACAGGATTCAGAATATATTTTTGTAAATAAGAATGGAAATAGTCTCACTCCCAGATATGTTCAGATGATGATTAAGAAATATGCAGATGAAGCAGGAATCAAAAAGAAAGTCACCCCTCATGTATTAAGACACTCATTTGCTACACATCTCTTAAAGAATGGAGTGGATATAAGGGTAATTCAACAGCTCCTTGGACATTCAAGTCTTTCTACAACTCAGATTTACACCAGTGTAGACATGGACACAATCAAAACAGTATATGATCAAGCAAGAGAACAGGAAAATAACATTTAG
- the dnaG gene encoding DNA primase DnaG produces the protein MGKGVELTTTKYLIHAQINANGIVEKPDVVGAVFGQTEGLLSNDLDLRELQRTGRIGRIQVIIHSNGGRAKGEIVIPSSLDRIETAILAASLETINRVGPCEASIEVLRVEDVRAVKRQQVINRAKEIYMGMMETVSPESMKMIEEIRESMRVHEISEFGAERLPAGPNVHTSDAIIVVEGRNDVLNLLKYGIKNTVAVEGVNIPTSVAELTKKRTVTAFVDGDRGGELILKELLQVGDVDYITRAPRGKEVEDLEKEEVLIALRDKAPTEQVINNLDFNLDTQGKVGKNKINRTSKTSDRRAKNLNKSDKFHGNKNGRNDRKDKFERKNGRNDRRGKDRNSRGRRDRQNDRIQDSRIKLLKNMLKDLEGTGNSEIYDDSLNLLKETNVETLYEDLKQDNPDADTVIFDGVISQRLVDIAYSKGIKTLVAFKSSRVIKRPDKLRIVTLN, from the coding sequence ATGGGAAAAGGTGTAGAATTAACTACAACTAAATATCTTATTCACGCTCAAATCAATGCAAACGGAATCGTAGAAAAACCTGATGTAGTAGGTGCGGTTTTCGGACAGACTGAAGGCCTTTTAAGTAACGATTTAGACTTAAGAGAGCTCCAAAGAACTGGAAGAATAGGAAGGATCCAAGTTATCATTCACTCAAATGGCGGACGTGCAAAAGGTGAAATCGTAATTCCATCTAGCTTAGATAGAATCGAAACTGCTATCCTTGCAGCATCCTTAGAAACCATTAACCGTGTAGGTCCTTGTGAAGCTTCTATTGAAGTTCTTAGAGTTGAAGACGTAAGAGCTGTGAAAAGACAACAAGTTATTAATCGTGCAAAAGAAATTTATATGGGCATGATGGAAACTGTCTCTCCTGAAAGCATGAAAATGATTGAAGAAATCAGAGAATCCATGAGAGTTCATGAAATTTCTGAATTCGGAGCAGAAAGACTTCCTGCAGGTCCAAATGTACACACTTCCGATGCAATTATCGTTGTTGAAGGAAGAAATGATGTTTTAAATTTATTAAAATACGGAATTAAAAACACTGTCGCAGTTGAAGGAGTTAATATCCCTACCAGTGTAGCTGAATTAACTAAAAAAAGAACTGTAACTGCATTTGTTGATGGTGACCGTGGCGGAGAATTAATCTTAAAAGAACTCTTGCAAGTTGGAGATGTGGACTACATTACCAGAGCGCCAAGAGGCAAAGAAGTTGAAGATTTAGAAAAAGAAGAAGTTTTAATTGCTTTAAGAGACAAAGCTCCTACTGAACAAGTAATAAACAACCTTGATTTCAATTTAGACACTCAAGGTAAAGTGGGAAAAAACAAAATCAACAGAACTAGCAAAACTAGTGATAGAAGAGCAAAAAACTTAAACAAATCCGATAAATTTCACGGAAACAAAAACGGCAGAAACGATCGCAAAGACAAATTCGAAAGAAAAAACGGCAGAAACGATCGCAGAGGAAAAGATAGAAATTCCAGAGGCCGTAGAGACAGACAAAACGACAGAATCCAAGATAGTAGAATAAAATTATTAAAGAACATGTTAAAAGATTTAGAAGGAACTGGAAACAGTGAAATCTACGATGATTCTTTAAACTTATTAAAAGAAACTAATGTTGAAACCCTTTACGAAGATTTAAAACAAGACAATCCTGATGCAGACACCGTTATTTTCGATGGTGTAATCAGCCAAAGATTAGTCGACATTGCATACTCCAAAGGAATCAAAACCTTAGTTGCTTTTAAATCAAGCAGAGTAATTAAAAGACCTGACAAGCTCAGAATAGTTACTTTAAACTAA